A stretch of the Thunnus thynnus chromosome 7, fThuThy2.1, whole genome shotgun sequence genome encodes the following:
- the LOC137186526 gene encoding unconventional myosin-VIIa-like isoform X2, producing MRTLSVCQPFFVRCIKPNEYKKPMLFDRELCVRQLRYSGMMETIRIRRAGYPIRYTFVEFVDRYRVLMPGVKPAYKQEDLRGTCQRIAEAVLGRDDDWQMGKTKIFLKDHHDMLLEIERDKAITDKVILIQKVVRGFKDRSNFLKMRKSAVLIQKTWRGHHCRKNYGAMRAGFSRLQALVRSRKLCASYHVARQRITRFQGRCRGFLVRRAFRHRLWAVITIQAYTRGMIARRLYNRLKGEYRRRLEAEKMRLAEEAKLRNQMSAKRAKAEAERKHQERLAQLAKEDAEREKREKEEARRKKEMVEQMEKARMEPVNDSDMVDKMFGFLGMSSSFPGQEGQAPAGFEDLERTHQELVEEDLDEALPLPEDDEEEDLSEYKFAKFAATYFQGTTTHTYVRRPLKQPLLFHDDEGDQLAALAVWITVLRFMGDLPEPKYHTAISDGSEKIPVMTKIYETLGKKTYKRELQALQGEGELQTSHSDSHKKNSVRHKLVSLTLKKKSKITEEVTKRLNDGEYGLHGNSMLEDRPTSNLEKLHFIIGNGILRPALRDEIYCQICKQLSQNPSKSSHARGWILISLCVGCFAPSDKFVKYLRNFISSGPPGYAPYCEERLRRTFVNRTRTQPPSWLELQATKSKKPIMLPVTFMDGTTKTLLTDSATTAKELCNALSDKINLRDRFGFSLYIALFDKVSSLGSGNDHVMDAVSQCEQYAKEQGAQERNAPWRLFFRKEIFTPWHCPADDQVATNLIYQQTVRGVKFGEYRCDRDDLAELASQQYYVDYGSEILLERLLSLIPSYIPDREISTSRTVEKWAHFIMAAHKKGIYTQKRFDPQKVKEEVVDFSRHKWPLLFSRFYEAFKFSGPSLPKNDLIVAVNWTGVYFVDEQEQVLLELSFPEITAVSSSRGGKLQGQSFILATIKGEEYTFTSNNAEDIRDLVVTFLEGLRKRSKFVVALQDNPNPIGEQSTFLSFLKGDLILLDQDTGEQVLNSGWAHGINERTNQRGDFPADCVYVLPTMTRPQQEIVALVTMTPDQRQESVRVSQLVMPESDDRMKPYTLEEFSYDYFRPPPKHTLSRVMVTKNRGKDKMWSCTREPLKLPLLKKVVNHEELAQDACMSFIAMMKYMGDYPSKRTRSVNELTDQIFEGALKAEPLKDEIYCQIIKQLTDNHVKYSEEKGWELLWLCTGLFPPSNVLLPHIQRFLQSKKHHPLSGDCMQRLHKSLRNGSRKYPPHLVEVEAIQHKTTQIFHKVYFPDDTDEAFEVESSTKAKDFCQNISTRLLLKSPEGFSLFVKISDKVISVPEGDFFFDFVRHLTDWIKKSRPAKDGIVPSLTYQVFFMKKLWTNTVPGKDSFADSIFHYYQELPKYLRGYHKCSREEVFQLAALIYRVKFEDDKSHFPTIPKMLRELVPQDLIRQLSPDDWKRSVVAYFNKQAGKSREEAKLMFLKIIYKWPTFGSAFFEVKQTTEPNYPEILLIAINKHGVSLIDPKTKDILTTHPFTKISNWSSGNTYFHITIGNLVRGSKLLCETSLGYKMDDLLTSYISQMLTTMNKQRSGRGHNK from the exons ATGAGAACTCTGAGCGTCTGTCAGCCGTTCTTTGTTCGCTGCATCAAACCCAACGAATACAAGAAGCCGATG TTGTTTGACAGGGAGCTGTGTGTGCGTCAGCTGAGGTACTCGGGTATGATGGAGACCATTCGTATCCGCCGTGCAGGATATCCCATCCGATACACCTTTGTGGAGTTTGTCGACCGTTACCGGGTGCTCATGCCTGGAGTCAAACCAGCGTACAAACAG GAGGACCTGAGGGGAACCTGTCAGAGGATCGCTGAGGCGGTGCTCGGCAGAGATGATGACTGGCAGATGGGAAAGACCAAGATCTTCCTCAAG GATCATCACGACATGCTGCTGGAGATCGAGAGAGACAAGGCCATCACAGACAAGGTCATCCTCATCCAGAAGGTGGTCCGAGGCTTCAAGGacag ATCTAACTTCCTGAAGATGAGGAAGTCTGCTGTGTTGATCCAGAAGACGTGGAGAGGACATCACTGTAGGAAGAACTACGGAGCT ATGCGAGCGGGATTCTCTCGCCTCCAGGCTCTGGTTCGTTCCAGGAAGTTGTGCGCCTCGTATCACGTTGCCCGCCAGCGAATCACGCGCTTCCAGGGTCGCTGTCGGGGCTTCCTGGTGCGCCGGGCGTTCAGACACCGGCTGTGGGCCGTCATCACCATCCAGGCCTACACCAGAGGCATGATCGCCCGCCGGCTGTACAACAGGCTGAAGGGAGAG TATCGACGGAGGCTGGAAGCGGAGAAGATGCGTCTGGCTGAAGAAGCCAAACTGAGAAACCAGATGTCTGCGAAGAGAGCGAAGGCCGAGGCCGAACGCAAACACCAG GAGCGTCTGGCTCAGCTGGCCAAAGAGGACGCTGAGCgggagaagagggagaaggaggaggctaggaggaagaaggagatgGTGGAGCAGATGGAGAAGGCCCGTATGGAGCCCGTCAACGACTCCGACATGGTGGACAAGATGTTCGGCTTCCTGGGGATGTCCAGCTCTTTCCCGGGACAGGAGGGACAAGCCCCCGCCGGCTTTGAG GACCTGGAGCGGACCCACcaggagctggtggaggagGATCTGGACGAGGCTCTTCCTCTGCCCGAGGACGACGAAGAGGAGGATTTGTCAGAGTACAAGTTCGCCAAGTTTGCCGCCACCTACTTCCAGGGCACCACCACGCACACCTACGTCCGACGACCTCTCAAACAGCCGCTGTTGTTCCACGACGACGAGGGAGACCAGCTG GCTGCTCTGGCAGTGTGGATCACAGTGCTGAGGTTCATGGGAGATCTACCGGAGCCCAAGTACCACACAGCGATCAGCGACGGAAGCGAGAAGATCCCCGTCATGACCAAAATCTACGAGACGCTGGGAAAGAAGACCTATAAGAGAGAGCTGCAGGCGCTGCagggggagggagag CTCCAGACGTCTCACTCCGACAGCCACAAGAAGAACAGCGTCCGACACAAACTGGTGTCCCTCACCCTGAAGAAGAAATCAAAGATCACTGAGGAG GTCACAAAGCGCCTTAACGATGGCGAGTAtggtctccatggcaacagcatgCTGGAGGACCGACCGACATCCAACCTGGAGAAGCTTCACTTCATCATCGGCAACGGGATCCTGAGACCAGCACTGag ggatGAGATCTACTGTCAGATCTGTAAGCAGCTCAGTCAGAACCCGTCTAAGAGTTCTCACGCTCGCGGCTGGATCCTCATCTCTTTATGTGTCGGCTGCTTCGCTCCGTCGGACAAGTTCGtcaag TATCTGAGGAACTTCATCAGCAGCGGGCCGCCGGGTTACGCTCCGTACTGTGAAGAGAGACTGAGACGAACCTTCGTCAACAGGACGAGAACTCAACCTCCGTCCTGGCTGGAGCTgcag GCCACCAAGTCAAAGAAACCCATCATGCTGCCGGTGACGTTCATGGACGGCACGACCAAAACGCTGCTGACGGACTCGGCCACCACCGCCAAGGAGCTCTGCAACGCCCTGTCTGACAAAATCAACCTGCGGGACCGCTTCGGGTTCTCGCTCTACATCGCGCTCTTTGACAAG GTCTCCTCTTTAGGCAGCGGGAACGACCACGTGATGGACGCCGTGTCGCAGTGCGAGCAGTATGCAAAGGAGCAGGGAGCCCAGGAGAGGAACGCCCCCTGGAGGCTGTTCTTCAGGAAGGAGATCTTCACGCCGTGGCACTGCCCCGCCGACGACCAGGTCGCCACCAACCTCATCTACCAGCAAACCGTCAGGGGCGTCAAGTTCGGAGAATACCGCTGCGACAGG gATGACCTGGCAGAGCTGGCCTCGCAGCAGTATTACGTCGACTACGGTTCAGAGATCCTTCTGGAGCGCCTGCTGAGCCTCATCCCGTCCTACATCCCCGACAGAGAGATCAGCACCTCCAGGACGGTGGAGAAATGGGCTCATTTCATCATGGCCGCCCACAAAAAG GGCATTTACACCCAGAAGAGGTTTGACCCTCAGAAGGTGAAGGAGGAAGTTGTGGACTTCTCTCGACACAAGTGGCCTCTGCTCTTCTCTCGCTTCTACGAAGCCTTCAAGTTCTCAG GTCCCAGCCTGCCGAAAAACGACCTGATCGTTGCCGTCAACTGGACCGGCGTTTATTTTGTAGACGAGCAGGAGCAGGTCCTCTTAGAACTCTCCTTCCCAGAAATCACTGCggtttccagcagcag gGGAGGGAAGCTGCAGGGTCAgagttttattctggcgaccatcAAAGGAGAAGAGTACACCTTCACCTCCAACAACGCCGAGGACATCCGCGACCTGGTGGTGACCTTCCTGGAGGGTTTGAGAAAGAGGTCGAAGTTCGTGGTCGCGCTACAGGACAACCCCAACCCCA TTGGGGAACAGTCCACGTTCCTGAGTTTCCTGAAGGGGGACCTGATCCTGTTGGACCAGGACACCGGCGAGCAGGTCCTCAACTCCGGTTGGGCGCACGGCATCAACGAACGAACCAATCAGAGAGGAGATTTCCCGGCCGACTGCGTCTACGTCCTCCCCACCATGACCCGACCTCAGCAAGAGATAGTG GCGCTGGTAACCATGACGCCAGACCAGCGGCAGGAGTCAGTCCGTGTTTCACAGCTCGTCATGCCGGAGAGTGACGACAGAATGAAGCCGTACACGCTGGAGGAGTTCTCCTATGACTACTTCAG ACCTCCTCCCAAACACACCCTGAGCAGGGTGATGGTCACTAAGAATCGTGGGAAGGACAAGATGTGGAGCTGCACCAGAGAGCCGCTCAAACTGCCGCTGCTGAAGAAGGTCGTCAACCACGAGGAGCTCGCTCAGGACGCCTGCATGTCCTTCATAG CTATGATGAAGTACATGGGCGACTACCCGTCCAAACGGACGCGTTCAGTCAACGAGCTGACGGATCAGATCTTTGAAGGAGCTCTGAAGGCCGAACCTCTGAAAGACGAGATCTACTGTCAGATCATCAAACAGCTGACTGACAACCACGTCAA gtacAGTGAGGAGAAAGGCTGGGAGCTGCTGTGGTTGTGTACTGGTTTGTTTCCTCCCAGTAACGTGCTGCTGCCGCACATCCAGCGCTTCCTCCAGTCCAAGAAACATCATCCGCTGTCTGGAGACTGCATGCAGAGGCTGCACAAATCGCTACG CAACGGATCTAGGAAGTACCCTCCTCATCTGGTGGAAGTGGAGGCCATCCAACACAAGACGACTCAGATCTTCCACAAAGTTTATTTCCCTGACGACACAGACGag GCGTTTGAGGTGGAGTCCAGCACCAAAGCGAAGGATTTCTGCCAGAACATCTCGACCAGACTGCTGCTCAAATCTCCTGAAGGCTTCAGCCTCTTCGTCAAGATCTCAGacaag gtcaTCAGTGTGCCAGAGGGAGATTTCTTCTTTGACTTCGTCAGACATTTAACAGACTGGATCAAGAAATCTCGACCAGCTAAAGACG GAATCGTTCCCTCTCTGACCTATCAGGTGTTCTTCATGAAGAAGTTGTGGACCAACACAGTTCCAGGGAAGGACTCCTTCGCCGACTCCATCTTCCACTACTACCAG GAGCTGCCTAAATACCTGCGCGGCTACCACAAGTGTTCACGAGAAGAGGTTTTCCAGCTGGCGGCGCTCATCTATCGCGTCAAGTTCGAAGACGACAAATCTCACTTTCCTACAATTCCCAAGATGCTTCGGGAGCTGGTTCCCCAAGATCTCATCCGTCAGCTGTCACCGGACGACTGGAAAAGA TCTGTAGTTGCGTACTTCAACAAGCAGGCTGGTAAATCGAGGGAAGAAGCCAAACTGATGTTCCTGAAGATCATCTATAAATGGCCGACCTTTGGCTCCGCCTTCTTTGAAGTGAAG CAAACCACAGAACCAAACTACCCAGAAATCCTGCTGATCGCCATCAACAAGCACGGAGTCAGTCTCATCGACCCCAAGACCAAG gacATCCTGACCACACATCCCTTCACCAAGATCTCCAACTGGAGCAGCGGGAACACCTACTTCCACATCACCATCGGCAACCTGGTCAGAGGAAGCAAACTGCTGTGTGAGACGTCACTG GGCTACAAGATGGACGACCTGCTGACCTCCTACATCAGTCAGATGTTGACGACCATGAACAAGCAGCGCTCCGGTCGGGGCCACAACAAGTGA